A part of Candidatus Brocadia sp. genomic DNA contains:
- the tkt gene encoding transketolase, which produces MLIHKIDRNKIDLAVNTVRMLSADAVEKAQSGHPGLPMGFADIAFVLWMQFLRFNPKDPQWPNRDRFILSAGHGSMLLYALLHLFGYDLSLDDIKQFRQFGSKTPGHPEYGHTPGVEVTTGPLGQGFANGVGMALAEKILAERFNRDGRTIFDHHIYGVVSDGDMMEGITSEAASFAGHLGLSNIIYIYDSNQISIEGNTSLTFTEDVAKRFEAYNWRIFKIDGHNHNEIAAAIEAARNEKERPSLIIARTHIGKGSPNKQDTAAAHGEPLGAKELELTKEKLGWPKSPAFSIPDEVKQLCEARVIELKGEYEIWQSRFNTSIKEDPNLSQFWDDYFKKEIPDNLESELFKTIRKDSMATRSASGEMMQVIAQQIPSFIGGSADLCPSTKTYIKSAPSLDKEKFAGRNIHFGVREHAMGSVLNGLALYGGIIPFGSTFLMFSDYMRPTIRLAAMMKIQVIYVFTHDSIFLGEDGPTHQPIEHLPSLRAIPNLHVIRPADATETAAAWVAALNHKSGPTALILTRQDIPVINRSIYPSHSQLKYGAYILKDSAKSPEIILMATGSEVSIALEATLQLQGKGIQARLISVPCFELFRSNPDEYKNRILPPTCKKRVAIEAAAKSDWYEFVGLDGLIIGLDRYGTSAPAKTLAEHFGFTAKNILNEINKKWGI; this is translated from the coding sequence ATGCTGATACATAAGATTGATAGAAACAAAATTGACCTTGCCGTAAACACCGTAAGAATGCTTTCCGCAGACGCCGTTGAAAAGGCTCAATCAGGCCATCCCGGTCTCCCTATGGGATTTGCCGACATCGCCTTTGTCCTCTGGATGCAATTCCTGCGGTTTAATCCGAAAGACCCGCAATGGCCCAATCGAGACCGATTTATCCTTTCTGCAGGTCACGGTTCCATGTTGTTATATGCATTACTCCATCTCTTCGGATATGATTTGTCATTAGACGACATAAAACAATTCCGACAATTTGGGAGCAAGACACCCGGCCATCCTGAATATGGACATACACCGGGAGTAGAAGTTACTACGGGACCTTTAGGACAGGGATTTGCAAACGGGGTGGGTATGGCATTGGCTGAAAAAATACTGGCAGAACGATTTAACAGAGACGGCAGAACTATTTTCGATCACCACATTTACGGGGTTGTAAGTGACGGGGACATGATGGAAGGGATTACCTCTGAGGCCGCCTCATTCGCCGGACACCTTGGCCTTTCCAATATTATCTATATTTACGATAGCAATCAAATCTCCATTGAGGGAAATACATCTCTTACCTTCACTGAAGACGTTGCAAAACGTTTTGAGGCGTATAATTGGCGGATTTTTAAGATTGACGGGCATAACCATAACGAAATTGCTGCAGCCATCGAGGCAGCACGGAATGAAAAAGAGAGACCTTCCCTGATCATTGCCAGGACCCACATTGGTAAAGGAAGCCCCAACAAACAGGATACTGCCGCCGCGCATGGCGAACCGCTGGGTGCTAAAGAACTCGAATTAACAAAGGAAAAACTTGGCTGGCCAAAAAGCCCGGCATTCTCCATCCCGGACGAAGTAAAACAACTTTGTGAGGCTCGTGTAATCGAACTAAAAGGAGAATATGAAATCTGGCAATCACGGTTCAATACCTCTATCAAAGAAGACCCAAATCTATCCCAATTCTGGGATGACTACTTTAAAAAAGAAATCCCTGACAATCTGGAATCTGAATTATTCAAAACTATCAGGAAGGATTCGATGGCCACCCGCTCAGCCTCCGGTGAGATGATGCAGGTGATTGCACAACAGATACCCTCTTTTATCGGTGGTTCTGCTGACCTTTGCCCATCCACAAAGACCTACATCAAAAGTGCACCTTCTCTGGACAAAGAGAAATTCGCCGGGAGAAATATTCATTTTGGGGTCAGGGAACACGCCATGGGCAGTGTTTTAAACGGATTGGCGCTGTACGGGGGAATTATTCCCTTTGGCTCAACCTTTCTGATGTTCTCTGATTATATGCGACCCACTATCCGGCTAGCCGCCATGATGAAGATCCAGGTTATCTATGTGTTTACCCACGATAGTATCTTTCTCGGAGAAGATGGACCCACCCACCAGCCCATTGAACATCTGCCATCCCTGCGTGCAATCCCTAACCTTCACGTGATAAGACCAGCAGATGCCACCGAAACAGCAGCAGCCTGGGTAGCGGCACTCAATCACAAAAGCGGTCCAACGGCGCTGATCCTGACCCGTCAGGACATCCCGGTAATCAACCGCTCTATCTATCCGTCACACAGTCAACTAAAATATGGTGCTTATATATTGAAGGATTCGGCAAAATCTCCCGAGATTATTCTCATGGCAACGGGATCAGAGGTCTCTATTGCCCTTGAAGCCACATTACAATTACAAGGAAAAGGGATCCAGGCAAGGCTGATCAGTGTACCTTGCTTTGAGTTGTTCAGATCAAACCCTGATGAATATAAGAACCGCATACTGCCACCCACATGCAAGAAACGGGTAGCCATTGAAGCCGCGGCAAAAAGCGATTGGTATGAATTTGTTGGATTGGATGGTCTTATCATTGGGCTTGATCGATACGGTACCTCTGCACCAGCAAAAACATTAGCCGAGCACTTTGGTTTTACGGCAAAAAATATCTTGAATGAAATTAATAAAAAATGGGGTATTTAA
- the proC gene encoding pyrroline-5-carboxylate reductase, translating into MVKEKIGFIGGGKMGEALSKGIINAKLNTPDNIMVSDVIAERCKLLNKEIGIKTTQNNKDVVSFADVIILAIKPQMMNEVLSNLKNDITPRHLVVSIAAGIPIRFIESRLQAGIRIIRVMPNTPCLIGASATAFALGKCATDADGQLVFHLFNAVGRVFQLDEKYLDAVTGLSGSGPAYVYMFIEALSDGGVKMGLPRDVATILAAQTVLGAAKMVLETGQHPAQLKDAVTSPGGTTIEGISKLEDSGLRSAMINAVEAATLKSKKLGELL; encoded by the coding sequence ATGGTAAAAGAAAAAATTGGGTTTATCGGTGGCGGGAAGATGGGAGAAGCATTGAGCAAGGGTATTATCAATGCCAAATTAAATACCCCTGATAATATCATGGTAAGCGATGTGATTGCGGAACGATGCAAACTTTTAAACAAGGAAATTGGTATAAAGACTACCCAAAACAACAAAGACGTTGTCTCCTTCGCTGATGTTATTATATTAGCCATAAAACCACAAATGATGAACGAAGTACTCAGCAATTTAAAAAATGACATCACCCCCCGGCATTTAGTGGTGTCTATTGCGGCAGGTATCCCTATCCGATTTATTGAATCCAGATTGCAGGCGGGTATTCGAATCATCCGGGTGATGCCCAATACCCCATGTCTGATAGGCGCCTCGGCCACTGCCTTCGCTCTGGGTAAATGCGCCACGGATGCAGACGGACAATTGGTGTTTCATCTGTTTAACGCCGTTGGAAGGGTATTCCAACTGGATGAAAAGTATCTTGATGCTGTAACAGGATTGAGCGGAAGTGGCCCTGCATACGTCTACATGTTTATTGAGGCATTGTCTGATGGTGGCGTCAAGATGGGTTTACCAAGGGATGTGGCCACCATACTTGCAGCACAAACCGTACTGGGGGCAGCAAAAATGGTGCTGGAAACAGGACAACACCCCGCACAGCTCAAGGATGCCGTGACCTCGCCCGGTGGAACAACCATTGAAGGGATAAGCAAATTGGAAGACAGCGGCCTCAGATCAGCCATGATAAACGCCGTTGAGGCTGCCACCTTAAAATCGAAGAAATTAGGTGAATTATTATAA